One Suricata suricatta isolate VVHF042 chromosome X, meerkat_22Aug2017_6uvM2_HiC, whole genome shotgun sequence genomic region harbors:
- the HDAC6 gene encoding histone deacetylase 6 isoform X2 produces MTSTGQDSTTTRQRRSRHNPHSPPHDSSATSRGVKKGAILSSSPSLAEVKKKGRMKKLSQAAEQDLILDMRGLDLNLEAKTLSGTGLVFDEQLNEFHCLWDDSFPEGPERLHAIKEQLIQEGLLDRCVSFKARFAEKDELMLVHSLEYINLMETTQYMNEGELRILADTYDSVYLHPNSYTCACLASGSVLRLVDAVLGKEIRNGMAIIRPPGHHAQHSLMDGYCMFNHVAVAARYAQQKHDIQRVLIVDWDVHHGQGTQFTFDQDPSVLYFSIHRYEQGRFWPHLKDSNWSTIGFGHGQGYTINVPWNQVGMRDADYIAAFLHLLLPVALEFQPQLVLVAAGFDALQGDPKGEMAATPAGFAQLTHLLMGLAEGRLILSLEGGYNLRSLAEGVSASLHTLLGDPCPILESPGAPCPSALASLCCAMGALEPYWEVLVRSAETLEEDILEEDSTEEKDEEGLWRPPALPILTWPMLQARTGLVYDQRMMGHHNLWDNQHPEMPQRVLRIMQRLEELGLAGRCLTLAARPATEVELLSCHSAEYVGRLRATEKMKTRELHREGSNFDSIYICPSTFACAQLATGAVCRLVEAVLAGEVLNGTAVVRPPGHHAEQDAACGFCFFNSVAVAARHAQAVSGRALRILIVDWDVHHGNGTQHIFEEDPSVLYISLHRYDHGTFFPMGEEGASSQIGRAAGTGFTVNVAWNGPRVGDADYLAAWHRLVLPIAYEFNPELVLVSAGFDAAWGDPLGGCHVSPEGYAHLTHLLMGLANGRIILILEGGYNLTSISECMAACTRSLLGDPPPLLTLSRPPLSKALASITKTIQVHRRYWHSLRVMKVEDKEEPSLSKSVTKKATKPASPGSAKRMTTPEENILDAGTGKAVSTSSVEESILGQAKSETAVVGLSQETESSETPAREAPPYQTTSEAATGGAPPDQTTFEEAAGGAEMTQTPSALCTDNQISPSELNENLRTLELNCKAQEAPESQVPEEEKLLGEAAGGQDMDDSVLMQSSGVLANTDQATFYAVTPLPWCPHLVAVCPVPESGLDVTQPCQDCGAFQENWVCLSCYQVYCGRYVSAHMLQHHEGSGHPLVLSYVDLSTWCYNCEAYVHHQALLEVKNMAHQNKFGEDMPHSH; encoded by the exons ATGACCTCCACGGGCCAGGACTCCACCACAACCAGGCAGCGAAGGAGTAGGCATAACCCCCATTCGCCCCCCCACGACTCCAGCGCTACCTCG CGAGGTGTTAAGAAGGGTGCCATACTCTCCTCCAGCCCTAGTCTAGCAGAGGtaaagaagaaaggcagaatgAAGAAGCTCAGCCAAGCAGCAGAGCAAGACCTAATCCTGGACATGCGAGGGCTG GATCTGAACCTTGAGGCCAAGACACTGTCTGGCACTGGTTTGGTGTTCGATGAGCAGCTAAATGAATTCCACTGCCTCTGGGATGACAG CTTCCCTGAAGGCCCTGAACGGCTCCATGCCATCAAGGAACAACTGATCCAGGAGGGCCTCCTGGATCGCTGCGTGTCCTTTAAG GCTCGATTTGCGGAAAAGGACGAGCTGATGTTGGTTCACAG CCTAGAATACATTAATCTGATGGAGACAACCCAGTACATGAATGAGGGAGAGCTCCGCATCCTAGCAGACACCTATGACTCTGTTTATCTACATCCG AACTCCTATACCTGTGCCTGCCTGGCCTCGGGCTCTGTCCTCAGGCTGGTGGATGCTGTCCTGGGGAAGGAGATACGGAATGGCATGGCCATCATCAG GCCTCCTGGACACCACGCACAACACAGTCTTATGGATGGGTATTGCATGTTCAACCACGTGGCCGTGGCTGCCCGCTACGCTCAACAGAAGCATGACATTCAGAG GGTCCTTATTGTGGATTGGGATGTTCACCACGGTCAAGGAACCCAGTTCACCTTTGACCAGGACCCCAG tGTCCTCTATTTCTCTATCCACCGCTATGAGCAGGGTCGGTTCTGGCCCCACCTTAAGGACTCTAACTGGTCCACCATAGGTTTTGGCCATGGCCAGGGGTATACCATCAATGTGCCTTGGAACCAG GTGGGGATGCGAGATGCTGACTACATTGCCGCTTTCCTGCACCTCCTTCTGCCAGTCGCCCTTGAG TTCCAGCCACAGCTGGTCCTGGTAGCCGCTGGATTTGATGCCCTCCAGGGGGACCCCAAG GGCGAGATGGCCGCCACTCCAGCAGGGTTCGCTCAGCTAACCCACCTGCTCATGGGTCTGGCAGAAGGCAGGCTGATCCTATCTCTGGAG GGTGGCTACAACCTTCGCTCCTTGGCTGAGGGCGTTAGCGCCTCACTCCACACTCTTCTGGGAGACCCTTGCCCTATACTGGAGTCCCCTGGCGCCCCCTGCCCCAG TGCACTGGCGTCACTCTGCTGCGCTATGGGAGCCCTGGAGCCCTACTGGGAGGTCCTTGTAAGATCAG CTGAGACCCTGGAGGAGGACATTCTGGAGGAGGATAGCACGGAGGAGAAGGACGAAGAGGGATTGTGGCGGCCCCCAGCTCTCCCAATCCTGACGTGGCCCATGCTACAGGCCCGCACAGGGCTGGTCTATGACCAGCGGATGATGGGCCACCACAACTTGTGGGACAA CCAGCACCCGGAGATGCCTCAGCGAGTCTTACGGATCATGCAGCGTTTGGAGGAGCTGGGCCTTGCAGGGCGCTGCCTCACGCTGGCCGCACGACCCGCCACCGAAGTCGAGCTGCTCTCCTGCCACAG TGCTGAGTACGTGGGTCGTCTACGGGCCACAGAGAAGATGAAAACCCGGGAGCTGCACCGCGAGGGGTCCAACTTTGATTCCATCTACATCTGCCCCAGCACCTTCGCCTGCGCACAGTTGGCCACAGGCGCCGTTTGCCGCCTGGTGGAGGCTGTGCTGGCGGGAGAG gttTTGAATGGTACTGCTGTGGTGCGTCCCCCAGGACACCATGCTGAGCAGGATGCCGCTTGTggtttctgcttttttaattcTGTGGCTGTGGCTGCTCGCCATGCCCAGGCCGTCAGTGGGCGGGCGCTGCG aatTCTGATAGTGGACTGGGATGTCCATCATGGGAATGGAACTCAGCACATATTTGAAGAGGACCCCAG CGTGCTGTACATTTCCCTACACCGATATGATCACGGCACCTTCTTTCccatgggggaggagggtgccAGCAGCCAGATAGGCCGGGCTGCGGGCACTGGCTTCACTGTCAACGTGGCCTGGAATGGACCCCGCGTGGGTGACGCCGACTACCTGGCTGCCTGGCATCGCCTGGTGCTTCCTATTGCCTACGAG TTTAACCCAGAGCTGGTGCTGGTCTCAGCAGGCTTTGATGCCGCATGGGGGGACCCGCTGGGGGGCTGCCACGTGTCGCCTGAGGGCTATGCCCACCTCACCCACCTGCTGATGGGGCTTGCCAATGGCCGCATTATCCTAATCCTAGAG GGTGGCTATAACCTGACATCCATCTCAGAGTGCATGGCCGCCTGCACCCGCTCCCTCCTTGGGGACCCGCCACCCCTACTGACCTTGTCACGGCCCCCACTCTCAAAGGCCCTGGCCTCGATCACCAAGACCATCCAAGTCCATCGCAGATACTGGCACAGCTTACGGGTCATGA AGGTGGAAGACAAGGAGGAACCCTCCCTTTCTAAGTCAGTCACCAAGAAGGCAACCAAACCAGCCAGCCCTGGGTCAGCCAAGAGGATGACCACACCAGAAGAGAATATTCTGGATGCAGGCACAGGGAAGGCTGTCTCCACATCATCTGTGGAAGAGTCCATTCTAGGCCAAGCTAAGTCAGAGACTGCTGTGGTGGGGCTCAGTCAGGAGACTGAGTCCTCGGAGACTCCCGCACGGGAAGCCCCGCCGTACCAGACCACCTCCGAGGCAGCCACAGGAGGGGCCCCGCCGGACCAGACCACCTTCGAGGAGGCTGCTGGGGGAGCTGAGATGACTCAAACCCCTTCGGCCTTATGTACTGACAACCAAATATCCCCCAGTGAGCTGAATGAGAATCTTAGGACCTTGGAACTAAACTGCAAGGCTCAG GAGGCACCAGAATCTCAGGTCCCAGAAGAGGAGAAGCTACTGGGAGAGGCAGCTGGAGGTCAGGACATGGATGATTCAGTGCTGATGCAGAGCTCTGGGGTCCTTGCTAACACTGACCAG GCCACCTTTTATGCCGTGACACCGCTGCCCTGGTGTCCCCATTTGGTGGCAGTGTGTCCTGTACCCGAATCAGGCCTGGACGTGACCCAACCTTGTCAGGACTGTGGAGCATTCCAGGAGAACTGGGTGTGTCTGTCTTGCTATCAG GTCTACTGCGGTCGTTACGTCAGTGCCCACATGCTGCAACACCACGAAGGGTCGGGACACCCGCTGGTCCTCAGCTACGTCGACCTGTCTACCTGGTGTTACAACTGTGAGGCCTATGTCCACCACCAG GCGCTCCTAGAAGTGAAGAACATGGCCCACCAGAACAAGTTTGGGGAGGACATGCCCCACTCACACTAA
- the HDAC6 gene encoding histone deacetylase 6 isoform X1: MTSTGQDSTTTRQRRSRHNPHSPPHDSSATSKRGVKKGAILSSSPSLAEVKKKGRMKKLSQAAEQDLILDMRGLDLNLEAKTLSGTGLVFDEQLNEFHCLWDDSFPEGPERLHAIKEQLIQEGLLDRCVSFKARFAEKDELMLVHSLEYINLMETTQYMNEGELRILADTYDSVYLHPNSYTCACLASGSVLRLVDAVLGKEIRNGMAIIRPPGHHAQHSLMDGYCMFNHVAVAARYAQQKHDIQRVLIVDWDVHHGQGTQFTFDQDPSVLYFSIHRYEQGRFWPHLKDSNWSTIGFGHGQGYTINVPWNQVGMRDADYIAAFLHLLLPVALEFQPQLVLVAAGFDALQGDPKGEMAATPAGFAQLTHLLMGLAEGRLILSLEGGYNLRSLAEGVSASLHTLLGDPCPILESPGAPCPSALASLCCAMGALEPYWEVLVRSAETLEEDILEEDSTEEKDEEGLWRPPALPILTWPMLQARTGLVYDQRMMGHHNLWDNQHPEMPQRVLRIMQRLEELGLAGRCLTLAARPATEVELLSCHSAEYVGRLRATEKMKTRELHREGSNFDSIYICPSTFACAQLATGAVCRLVEAVLAGEVLNGTAVVRPPGHHAEQDAACGFCFFNSVAVAARHAQAVSGRALRILIVDWDVHHGNGTQHIFEEDPSVLYISLHRYDHGTFFPMGEEGASSQIGRAAGTGFTVNVAWNGPRVGDADYLAAWHRLVLPIAYEFNPELVLVSAGFDAAWGDPLGGCHVSPEGYAHLTHLLMGLANGRIILILEGGYNLTSISECMAACTRSLLGDPPPLLTLSRPPLSKALASITKTIQVHRRYWHSLRVMKVEDKEEPSLSKSVTKKATKPASPGSAKRMTTPEENILDAGTGKAVSTSSVEESILGQAKSETAVVGLSQETESSETPAREAPPYQTTSEAATGGAPPDQTTFEEAAGGAEMTQTPSALCTDNQISPSELNENLRTLELNCKAQEAPESQVPEEEKLLGEAAGGQDMDDSVLMQSSGVLANTDQATFYAVTPLPWCPHLVAVCPVPESGLDVTQPCQDCGAFQENWVCLSCYQVYCGRYVSAHMLQHHEGSGHPLVLSYVDLSTWCYNCEAYVHHQALLEVKNMAHQNKFGEDMPHSH; the protein is encoded by the exons ATGACCTCCACGGGCCAGGACTCCACCACAACCAGGCAGCGAAGGAGTAGGCATAACCCCCATTCGCCCCCCCACGACTCCAGCGCTACCTCG AAGCGAGGTGTTAAGAAGGGTGCCATACTCTCCTCCAGCCCTAGTCTAGCAGAGGtaaagaagaaaggcagaatgAAGAAGCTCAGCCAAGCAGCAGAGCAAGACCTAATCCTGGACATGCGAGGGCTG GATCTGAACCTTGAGGCCAAGACACTGTCTGGCACTGGTTTGGTGTTCGATGAGCAGCTAAATGAATTCCACTGCCTCTGGGATGACAG CTTCCCTGAAGGCCCTGAACGGCTCCATGCCATCAAGGAACAACTGATCCAGGAGGGCCTCCTGGATCGCTGCGTGTCCTTTAAG GCTCGATTTGCGGAAAAGGACGAGCTGATGTTGGTTCACAG CCTAGAATACATTAATCTGATGGAGACAACCCAGTACATGAATGAGGGAGAGCTCCGCATCCTAGCAGACACCTATGACTCTGTTTATCTACATCCG AACTCCTATACCTGTGCCTGCCTGGCCTCGGGCTCTGTCCTCAGGCTGGTGGATGCTGTCCTGGGGAAGGAGATACGGAATGGCATGGCCATCATCAG GCCTCCTGGACACCACGCACAACACAGTCTTATGGATGGGTATTGCATGTTCAACCACGTGGCCGTGGCTGCCCGCTACGCTCAACAGAAGCATGACATTCAGAG GGTCCTTATTGTGGATTGGGATGTTCACCACGGTCAAGGAACCCAGTTCACCTTTGACCAGGACCCCAG tGTCCTCTATTTCTCTATCCACCGCTATGAGCAGGGTCGGTTCTGGCCCCACCTTAAGGACTCTAACTGGTCCACCATAGGTTTTGGCCATGGCCAGGGGTATACCATCAATGTGCCTTGGAACCAG GTGGGGATGCGAGATGCTGACTACATTGCCGCTTTCCTGCACCTCCTTCTGCCAGTCGCCCTTGAG TTCCAGCCACAGCTGGTCCTGGTAGCCGCTGGATTTGATGCCCTCCAGGGGGACCCCAAG GGCGAGATGGCCGCCACTCCAGCAGGGTTCGCTCAGCTAACCCACCTGCTCATGGGTCTGGCAGAAGGCAGGCTGATCCTATCTCTGGAG GGTGGCTACAACCTTCGCTCCTTGGCTGAGGGCGTTAGCGCCTCACTCCACACTCTTCTGGGAGACCCTTGCCCTATACTGGAGTCCCCTGGCGCCCCCTGCCCCAG TGCACTGGCGTCACTCTGCTGCGCTATGGGAGCCCTGGAGCCCTACTGGGAGGTCCTTGTAAGATCAG CTGAGACCCTGGAGGAGGACATTCTGGAGGAGGATAGCACGGAGGAGAAGGACGAAGAGGGATTGTGGCGGCCCCCAGCTCTCCCAATCCTGACGTGGCCCATGCTACAGGCCCGCACAGGGCTGGTCTATGACCAGCGGATGATGGGCCACCACAACTTGTGGGACAA CCAGCACCCGGAGATGCCTCAGCGAGTCTTACGGATCATGCAGCGTTTGGAGGAGCTGGGCCTTGCAGGGCGCTGCCTCACGCTGGCCGCACGACCCGCCACCGAAGTCGAGCTGCTCTCCTGCCACAG TGCTGAGTACGTGGGTCGTCTACGGGCCACAGAGAAGATGAAAACCCGGGAGCTGCACCGCGAGGGGTCCAACTTTGATTCCATCTACATCTGCCCCAGCACCTTCGCCTGCGCACAGTTGGCCACAGGCGCCGTTTGCCGCCTGGTGGAGGCTGTGCTGGCGGGAGAG gttTTGAATGGTACTGCTGTGGTGCGTCCCCCAGGACACCATGCTGAGCAGGATGCCGCTTGTggtttctgcttttttaattcTGTGGCTGTGGCTGCTCGCCATGCCCAGGCCGTCAGTGGGCGGGCGCTGCG aatTCTGATAGTGGACTGGGATGTCCATCATGGGAATGGAACTCAGCACATATTTGAAGAGGACCCCAG CGTGCTGTACATTTCCCTACACCGATATGATCACGGCACCTTCTTTCccatgggggaggagggtgccAGCAGCCAGATAGGCCGGGCTGCGGGCACTGGCTTCACTGTCAACGTGGCCTGGAATGGACCCCGCGTGGGTGACGCCGACTACCTGGCTGCCTGGCATCGCCTGGTGCTTCCTATTGCCTACGAG TTTAACCCAGAGCTGGTGCTGGTCTCAGCAGGCTTTGATGCCGCATGGGGGGACCCGCTGGGGGGCTGCCACGTGTCGCCTGAGGGCTATGCCCACCTCACCCACCTGCTGATGGGGCTTGCCAATGGCCGCATTATCCTAATCCTAGAG GGTGGCTATAACCTGACATCCATCTCAGAGTGCATGGCCGCCTGCACCCGCTCCCTCCTTGGGGACCCGCCACCCCTACTGACCTTGTCACGGCCCCCACTCTCAAAGGCCCTGGCCTCGATCACCAAGACCATCCAAGTCCATCGCAGATACTGGCACAGCTTACGGGTCATGA AGGTGGAAGACAAGGAGGAACCCTCCCTTTCTAAGTCAGTCACCAAGAAGGCAACCAAACCAGCCAGCCCTGGGTCAGCCAAGAGGATGACCACACCAGAAGAGAATATTCTGGATGCAGGCACAGGGAAGGCTGTCTCCACATCATCTGTGGAAGAGTCCATTCTAGGCCAAGCTAAGTCAGAGACTGCTGTGGTGGGGCTCAGTCAGGAGACTGAGTCCTCGGAGACTCCCGCACGGGAAGCCCCGCCGTACCAGACCACCTCCGAGGCAGCCACAGGAGGGGCCCCGCCGGACCAGACCACCTTCGAGGAGGCTGCTGGGGGAGCTGAGATGACTCAAACCCCTTCGGCCTTATGTACTGACAACCAAATATCCCCCAGTGAGCTGAATGAGAATCTTAGGACCTTGGAACTAAACTGCAAGGCTCAG GAGGCACCAGAATCTCAGGTCCCAGAAGAGGAGAAGCTACTGGGAGAGGCAGCTGGAGGTCAGGACATGGATGATTCAGTGCTGATGCAGAGCTCTGGGGTCCTTGCTAACACTGACCAG GCCACCTTTTATGCCGTGACACCGCTGCCCTGGTGTCCCCATTTGGTGGCAGTGTGTCCTGTACCCGAATCAGGCCTGGACGTGACCCAACCTTGTCAGGACTGTGGAGCATTCCAGGAGAACTGGGTGTGTCTGTCTTGCTATCAG GTCTACTGCGGTCGTTACGTCAGTGCCCACATGCTGCAACACCACGAAGGGTCGGGACACCCGCTGGTCCTCAGCTACGTCGACCTGTCTACCTGGTGTTACAACTGTGAGGCCTATGTCCACCACCAG GCGCTCCTAGAAGTGAAGAACATGGCCCACCAGAACAAGTTTGGGGAGGACATGCCCCACTCACACTAA
- the HDAC6 gene encoding histone deacetylase 6 isoform X4: MTSTGQDSTTTRQRRSRHNPHSPPHDSSATSKRGVKKGAILSSSPSLAEVKKKGRMKKLSQAAEQDLILDMRGLDLNLEAKTLSGTGLVFDEQLNEFHCLWDDSFPEGPERLHAIKEQLIQEGLLDRCVSFKARFAEKDELMLVHR; this comes from the exons ATGACCTCCACGGGCCAGGACTCCACCACAACCAGGCAGCGAAGGAGTAGGCATAACCCCCATTCGCCCCCCCACGACTCCAGCGCTACCTCG AAGCGAGGTGTTAAGAAGGGTGCCATACTCTCCTCCAGCCCTAGTCTAGCAGAGGtaaagaagaaaggcagaatgAAGAAGCTCAGCCAAGCAGCAGAGCAAGACCTAATCCTGGACATGCGAGGGCTG GATCTGAACCTTGAGGCCAAGACACTGTCTGGCACTGGTTTGGTGTTCGATGAGCAGCTAAATGAATTCCACTGCCTCTGGGATGACAG CTTCCCTGAAGGCCCTGAACGGCTCCATGCCATCAAGGAACAACTGATCCAGGAGGGCCTCCTGGATCGCTGCGTGTCCTTTAAG GCTCGATTTGCGGAAAAGGACGAGCTGATGTTGGTTCACAGGTGA
- the HDAC6 gene encoding histone deacetylase 6 isoform X3, whose protein sequence is MKKLSQAAEQDLILDMRGLDLNLEAKTLSGTGLVFDEQLNEFHCLWDDSFPEGPERLHAIKEQLIQEGLLDRCVSFKARFAEKDELMLVHSLEYINLMETTQYMNEGELRILADTYDSVYLHPNSYTCACLASGSVLRLVDAVLGKEIRNGMAIIRPPGHHAQHSLMDGYCMFNHVAVAARYAQQKHDIQRVLIVDWDVHHGQGTQFTFDQDPSVLYFSIHRYEQGRFWPHLKDSNWSTIGFGHGQGYTINVPWNQVGMRDADYIAAFLHLLLPVALEFQPQLVLVAAGFDALQGDPKGEMAATPAGFAQLTHLLMGLAEGRLILSLEGGYNLRSLAEGVSASLHTLLGDPCPILESPGAPCPSALASLCCAMGALEPYWEVLVRSAETLEEDILEEDSTEEKDEEGLWRPPALPILTWPMLQARTGLVYDQRMMGHHNLWDNQHPEMPQRVLRIMQRLEELGLAGRCLTLAARPATEVELLSCHSAEYVGRLRATEKMKTRELHREGSNFDSIYICPSTFACAQLATGAVCRLVEAVLAGEVLNGTAVVRPPGHHAEQDAACGFCFFNSVAVAARHAQAVSGRALRILIVDWDVHHGNGTQHIFEEDPSVLYISLHRYDHGTFFPMGEEGASSQIGRAAGTGFTVNVAWNGPRVGDADYLAAWHRLVLPIAYEFNPELVLVSAGFDAAWGDPLGGCHVSPEGYAHLTHLLMGLANGRIILILEGGYNLTSISECMAACTRSLLGDPPPLLTLSRPPLSKALASITKTIQVHRRYWHSLRVMKVEDKEEPSLSKSVTKKATKPASPGSAKRMTTPEENILDAGTGKAVSTSSVEESILGQAKSETAVVGLSQETESSETPAREAPPYQTTSEAATGGAPPDQTTFEEAAGGAEMTQTPSALCTDNQISPSELNENLRTLELNCKAQEAPESQVPEEEKLLGEAAGGQDMDDSVLMQSSGVLANTDQATFYAVTPLPWCPHLVAVCPVPESGLDVTQPCQDCGAFQENWVCLSCYQVYCGRYVSAHMLQHHEGSGHPLVLSYVDLSTWCYNCEAYVHHQALLEVKNMAHQNKFGEDMPHSH, encoded by the exons atgAAGAAGCTCAGCCAAGCAGCAGAGCAAGACCTAATCCTGGACATGCGAGGGCTG GATCTGAACCTTGAGGCCAAGACACTGTCTGGCACTGGTTTGGTGTTCGATGAGCAGCTAAATGAATTCCACTGCCTCTGGGATGACAG CTTCCCTGAAGGCCCTGAACGGCTCCATGCCATCAAGGAACAACTGATCCAGGAGGGCCTCCTGGATCGCTGCGTGTCCTTTAAG GCTCGATTTGCGGAAAAGGACGAGCTGATGTTGGTTCACAG CCTAGAATACATTAATCTGATGGAGACAACCCAGTACATGAATGAGGGAGAGCTCCGCATCCTAGCAGACACCTATGACTCTGTTTATCTACATCCG AACTCCTATACCTGTGCCTGCCTGGCCTCGGGCTCTGTCCTCAGGCTGGTGGATGCTGTCCTGGGGAAGGAGATACGGAATGGCATGGCCATCATCAG GCCTCCTGGACACCACGCACAACACAGTCTTATGGATGGGTATTGCATGTTCAACCACGTGGCCGTGGCTGCCCGCTACGCTCAACAGAAGCATGACATTCAGAG GGTCCTTATTGTGGATTGGGATGTTCACCACGGTCAAGGAACCCAGTTCACCTTTGACCAGGACCCCAG tGTCCTCTATTTCTCTATCCACCGCTATGAGCAGGGTCGGTTCTGGCCCCACCTTAAGGACTCTAACTGGTCCACCATAGGTTTTGGCCATGGCCAGGGGTATACCATCAATGTGCCTTGGAACCAG GTGGGGATGCGAGATGCTGACTACATTGCCGCTTTCCTGCACCTCCTTCTGCCAGTCGCCCTTGAG TTCCAGCCACAGCTGGTCCTGGTAGCCGCTGGATTTGATGCCCTCCAGGGGGACCCCAAG GGCGAGATGGCCGCCACTCCAGCAGGGTTCGCTCAGCTAACCCACCTGCTCATGGGTCTGGCAGAAGGCAGGCTGATCCTATCTCTGGAG GGTGGCTACAACCTTCGCTCCTTGGCTGAGGGCGTTAGCGCCTCACTCCACACTCTTCTGGGAGACCCTTGCCCTATACTGGAGTCCCCTGGCGCCCCCTGCCCCAG TGCACTGGCGTCACTCTGCTGCGCTATGGGAGCCCTGGAGCCCTACTGGGAGGTCCTTGTAAGATCAG CTGAGACCCTGGAGGAGGACATTCTGGAGGAGGATAGCACGGAGGAGAAGGACGAAGAGGGATTGTGGCGGCCCCCAGCTCTCCCAATCCTGACGTGGCCCATGCTACAGGCCCGCACAGGGCTGGTCTATGACCAGCGGATGATGGGCCACCACAACTTGTGGGACAA CCAGCACCCGGAGATGCCTCAGCGAGTCTTACGGATCATGCAGCGTTTGGAGGAGCTGGGCCTTGCAGGGCGCTGCCTCACGCTGGCCGCACGACCCGCCACCGAAGTCGAGCTGCTCTCCTGCCACAG TGCTGAGTACGTGGGTCGTCTACGGGCCACAGAGAAGATGAAAACCCGGGAGCTGCACCGCGAGGGGTCCAACTTTGATTCCATCTACATCTGCCCCAGCACCTTCGCCTGCGCACAGTTGGCCACAGGCGCCGTTTGCCGCCTGGTGGAGGCTGTGCTGGCGGGAGAG gttTTGAATGGTACTGCTGTGGTGCGTCCCCCAGGACACCATGCTGAGCAGGATGCCGCTTGTggtttctgcttttttaattcTGTGGCTGTGGCTGCTCGCCATGCCCAGGCCGTCAGTGGGCGGGCGCTGCG aatTCTGATAGTGGACTGGGATGTCCATCATGGGAATGGAACTCAGCACATATTTGAAGAGGACCCCAG CGTGCTGTACATTTCCCTACACCGATATGATCACGGCACCTTCTTTCccatgggggaggagggtgccAGCAGCCAGATAGGCCGGGCTGCGGGCACTGGCTTCACTGTCAACGTGGCCTGGAATGGACCCCGCGTGGGTGACGCCGACTACCTGGCTGCCTGGCATCGCCTGGTGCTTCCTATTGCCTACGAG TTTAACCCAGAGCTGGTGCTGGTCTCAGCAGGCTTTGATGCCGCATGGGGGGACCCGCTGGGGGGCTGCCACGTGTCGCCTGAGGGCTATGCCCACCTCACCCACCTGCTGATGGGGCTTGCCAATGGCCGCATTATCCTAATCCTAGAG GGTGGCTATAACCTGACATCCATCTCAGAGTGCATGGCCGCCTGCACCCGCTCCCTCCTTGGGGACCCGCCACCCCTACTGACCTTGTCACGGCCCCCACTCTCAAAGGCCCTGGCCTCGATCACCAAGACCATCCAAGTCCATCGCAGATACTGGCACAGCTTACGGGTCATGA AGGTGGAAGACAAGGAGGAACCCTCCCTTTCTAAGTCAGTCACCAAGAAGGCAACCAAACCAGCCAGCCCTGGGTCAGCCAAGAGGATGACCACACCAGAAGAGAATATTCTGGATGCAGGCACAGGGAAGGCTGTCTCCACATCATCTGTGGAAGAGTCCATTCTAGGCCAAGCTAAGTCAGAGACTGCTGTGGTGGGGCTCAGTCAGGAGACTGAGTCCTCGGAGACTCCCGCACGGGAAGCCCCGCCGTACCAGACCACCTCCGAGGCAGCCACAGGAGGGGCCCCGCCGGACCAGACCACCTTCGAGGAGGCTGCTGGGGGAGCTGAGATGACTCAAACCCCTTCGGCCTTATGTACTGACAACCAAATATCCCCCAGTGAGCTGAATGAGAATCTTAGGACCTTGGAACTAAACTGCAAGGCTCAG GAGGCACCAGAATCTCAGGTCCCAGAAGAGGAGAAGCTACTGGGAGAGGCAGCTGGAGGTCAGGACATGGATGATTCAGTGCTGATGCAGAGCTCTGGGGTCCTTGCTAACACTGACCAG GCCACCTTTTATGCCGTGACACCGCTGCCCTGGTGTCCCCATTTGGTGGCAGTGTGTCCTGTACCCGAATCAGGCCTGGACGTGACCCAACCTTGTCAGGACTGTGGAGCATTCCAGGAGAACTGGGTGTGTCTGTCTTGCTATCAG GTCTACTGCGGTCGTTACGTCAGTGCCCACATGCTGCAACACCACGAAGGGTCGGGACACCCGCTGGTCCTCAGCTACGTCGACCTGTCTACCTGGTGTTACAACTGTGAGGCCTATGTCCACCACCAG GCGCTCCTAGAAGTGAAGAACATGGCCCACCAGAACAAGTTTGGGGAGGACATGCCCCACTCACACTAA